A window of the Wolbachia endosymbiont (group A) of Pogonocherus hispidulus genome harbors these coding sequences:
- a CDS encoding ankyrin repeat domain-containing protein translates to MNIQKLTEFSELHKSFMRNRRPSKLEKQLFEMGEEFKAEHPEIRLNERSNVIDRRTFVAHGTNAWTLFSAFAFTNGQLLPKNEAKVRGIPIVAGELIPEKQRAKLCGYSYPNTVSQNSVSTIHLNSRGSYLLDALSYAENASNYHSCSYNDFREKWLKKYCKQGVDTSVIKKADKLLADQSMKDAYCKLSSIPVVALGDGIGQIYIGRGKYGIENECLYERFNIRVIVVSQKDKEYIKNLIDQINPKIAKSVMYLTREEICDFEDKRSPGSNNSMFRTVGTKSIPCSYKNSFVHNFSEAFEDKLTFSFSDQFDIKKIEKKELLKRIVGGKHEENSSTLSYYHNSSQPLEATIDDIDYSVVFTKSSQSGDHVLDEQLIDSVKSGDIEKVKSLLDRGANPNATSFNRALSIELGVLITKGNTLALGYAIYFGHTEIARLLIDRGACINRYSCSSDKKSHLANAAEHLCAEIIELLLKQGADVDVQDSQGKTPISLGLRSNIFCYDKVSKIDVLFIFLVHGATLTEDDRREINKDPNLQDCLTAFRKIKSLPHFGKLIESNKNGDTSVIFQYIGNENNAQELIEEFQNIKKDYGFQKGLSFIPKRLLGFLECVISKRDTGVAKNGYDDLEIGEEAANTLLGKLKEVVKKDNSQSKTNSVRLFSTSEQAQDAKGENVIRLPKKAKTKPSKAIKTAVICGVIAALTVGVGFGIANVGLSTLVIAGIAAALVVGIVAFGITYAVSRPSDKLNETYSKAAFAQPTRSPFFS, encoded by the coding sequence ATGAATATACAGAAATTAACGGAGTTTTCTGAATTGCATAAAAGCTTTATGCGGAACAGAAGGCCAAGTAAATTGGAAAAGCAATTGTTCGAGATGGGTGAAGAATTTAAAGCGGAACACCCTGAAATCAGATTGAATGAACGCAGTAATGTGATTGATAGAAGAACTTTTGTTGCACACGGTACCAATGCCTGGACGCTTTTTTCAGCATTTGCTTTTACAAATGGCCAATTACTACCAAAAAATGAAGCGAAAGTAAGGGGAATACCTATTGTTGCAGGTGAGTTAATACCAGAGAAACAGAGAGCCAAGCTTTGTGGATACTCCTACCCCAATACAGTGAGTCAAAATAGTGTATCAACTATCCACCTAAACAGTCGAGGATCGTATTTGCTTGATGCATTAAGTTATGCAGAAAATGCATCAAATTATCACAGTTGCAGTTATAATGATTTTCGTGAAAAATGGCTAAAAAAGTACTGTAAACAAGGTGTAGATACAAGTGTGATAAAGAAAGCTGATAAGCTTTTGGCAGATCAATCTATGAAAGATGCATATTGCAAATTATCTAGTATTCCGGTAGTAGCTTTGGGAGATGGAATTGGACAAATCTATATAGGTAGAGGCAAGTATGGAATAGAAAACGAATGCTTGTATGAGAGATTTAACATCAGAGTTATCGTAGTAAGTCAAAAAGATAAAGAGTATATCAAAAATTTGATTGATCAAATCAACCCTAAAATAGCTAAAAGTGTAATGTATTTAACCCGAGAAGAAATTTGTGATTTTGAAGACAAAAGGAGTCCTGGTTCGAATAATTCTATGTTTAGAACAGTTGGGACTAAGTCCATTCCTTGCAGTTATAAAAACAGCTTCGTACATAACTTTTCAGAAGCATTTGAAGATAAACTAACTTTCAGTTTTTCTGATCAGTTTGATATAAAAAAAATAGAAAAGAAAGAACTACTAAAGCGAATAGTAGGAGGTAAACATGAAGAAAATAGTAGTACTCTATCTTATTATCACAATTCAAGCCAACCCTTAGAAGCAACAATTGATGATATAGATTATAGTGTAGTATTTACTAAATCATCTCAATCAGGCGATCATGTACTTGATGAGCAGCTAATAGATTCAGTTAAAAGTGGAGATATAGAAAAGGTGAAGTCCTTGTTAGATAGGGGAGCAAATCCTAATGCTACAAGTTTCAATCGTGCTTTGTCTATAGAGCTCGGAGTATTGATTACAAAAGGCAATACTTTAGCTTTGGGGTATGCTATTTACTTTGGACATACAGAAATTGCTAGGTTGCTTATCGATAGAGGAGCATGTATTAATCGTTATAGTTGTTCTTCTGATAAAAAATCGCACCTAGCTAATGCTGCTGAACATCTTTGCGCAGAGATAATTGAGCTACTTTTAAAGCAAGGAGCAGATGTTGATGTTCAGGATTCTCAAGGTAAGACGCCAATAAGTTTAGGACTTAGAAGTAACATCTTCTGTTATGACAAGGTCTCCAAGATCGACGTTCTCTTTATTTTTTTAGTTCACGGCGCAACTTTAACTGAGGATGATAGAAGAGAAATCAATAAAGATCCTAATTTGCAAGATTGTTTAACAGCGTTCAGAAAGATCAAATCATTGCCTCATTTTGGTAAGCTAATAGAATCAAATAAAAATGGAGATACAAGCGTCATTTTTCAATATATAGGTAATGAAAACAATGCACAGGAACTGATTGAAGAGTTCCAAAACATTAAAAAAGATTATGGTTTTCAGAAAGGACTATCATTTATACCAAAACGCTTGTTGGGTTTTTTAGAATGTGTAATCTCAAAACGTGATACAGGTGTTGCTAAAAATGGGTACGATGATTTAGAGATAGGGGAAGAAGCGGCAAATACATTACTAGGTAAGTTGAAAGAGGTTGTTAAAAAAGATAATTCACAATCAAAAACAAATTCTGTACGGCTTTTTTCTACAAGTGAGCAAGCGCAGGATGCTAAGGGTGAAAATGTAATACGGCTTCCGAAAAAGGCAAAAACTAAACCCAGTAAAGCAATAAAAACTGCTGTTATTTGTGGTGTTATAGCTGCATTGACAGTCGGTGTTGGGTTTGGTATTGCCAATGTCGGGTTATCAACGTTAGTTATAGCTGGCATAGCTGCTGCACTGGTAGTTGGAATTGTTGCTTTTGGTATTACGTATGCGGTATCAAGACCTAGTGACAAGCTAAATGAAACCTACTCAAAGGCGGCATTTGCCCAACCAACTAGATCACCTTTCTTCTCTTGA